The Lactuca sativa cultivar Salinas chromosome 2, Lsat_Salinas_v11, whole genome shotgun sequence genome includes a window with the following:
- the LOC111902750 gene encoding probable indole-3-acetic acid-amido synthetase GH3.1 — translation MAVDSATSSPLGPPATEKDAKALQFIEEMTKNCDSVQENVLSEILTQNASAEYVQKWNLGGATDRKTFKSKVPVVSYEDLQPYIQRIANGDRSPILSSHPISEFLTSSGTSAGERKLMPTIAEEMDRRQKLYSLLMPVMNLYVPGLDKGKGLYFLFIKAETKTPSGLVARPVLTSYYKSQQFKTRPYDPYNVYTSPNETILCVDSFQSMYSQMLCGLIFRQQVLRCGAVFASGLVRAIKFLTLNWKQLALDIETGYLNAKITDPDIRACMSKILSPDPDLARFITAQCCEGNWEGIITRVWPNTKYLDVIVTGAMAQYIPILDFYSGNLPQTCTMYASSECYFGLNLTPMVKPSEVSYTIMPNMGYFEFIPHDSSSNSVPNSEDSPPQLIDLADLELGKEYELVISTYSGLCRYRVGDILRVTGFHNSAPQFKFIRRKNVLLSIDADKTDETELQTAIEKASELLKEFDTAVVEYTSYGDTKTIPGHYVIYWELLVKDPGHGPGQEVLDQCCLAMEECLNSVYRQSRVADNSIGPLEIRVVRNGTFEELMDYAISRGASINQYKVPRCVSFTPIMELLDSRVISTHFSPSAPHWVPDRRF, via the exons ATGGCTGTTGATTCAGCGACGTCGTCACCGCTAGGTCCGCCGGCGACGGAAAAAGATGCAAAAGCTCTTCAGTTTATAGAAGAGATGACAAAAAACTGTGACTCCGTTCAGGAGAATGTTCTGTCTGAAATCCTGACCCAAAATGCTTCTGCTGAGTATGTCCAGAAATGGAACCTCGGCGGCGCCACTGACCGGAAAACTTTTAAATCCAAAGTTCCGGTGGTGTCCTACGAAGATCTCCAGCCGTATATCCAACGTATCGCAAATGGCGATCGTTCTCCGATCTTATCCTCCCACCCCATCTCCGAATTCCTCACAAG TTCTGGTACATCAGCTGGGGAAAGAAAACTGATGCCAACCATTGCTGAAGAGATGGACCGAAGACAGAAGCTCTATAGTCTTCTGATGCCTGTCATGAATCT CTACGTTCCCGGTTTAGACAAAGGAAAGGGTCTATACTTCCTATTCATCAAAGCCGAGACGAAAACCCCAAGCGGTTTAGTGGCTAGACCGGTTCTCACAAGTTACTACAAAAGCCAACAATTCAAAACCCGGCCCTACGACCCCTACAACGTCTACACCAGCCCTAACGAAACCATTCTCTGTGTCGATTCCTTCCAAAGCAtgtactctcaaatgctctgtgGTCTCATTTTCCGGCAGCAGGTTCTCCGGTGTGGGGCGGTTTTTGCCTCCGGTCTGGTTCGGGCCATTAAGTTTCTTACGTTAAACTGGAAACAACTCGCCCTTGATATCGAAACCGGATACCTGAACGCTAAAATCACCGACCCGGATATCCGGGCATGCATGTCGAAGATTCTAAGCCCTGACCCGGATCTAGCCCGGTTCATTACGGCTCAGTGTTGTGAAGGGAACTGGGAAGGGATTATAACCCGGGTTTGGCCGAATACCAAGTACCTTGACGTGATTGTTACTGGGGCCATGGCTCAGTATATTCCCATCCTTGATTTTTACAGCGGTAACTTACCTCAAACTTGTACGATGTATGCTTCTTCTGAGTGTTACTTTGGGTTAAATTTAACCCCAATGGTAAAACCCTCAGAAGTTTCGTACACCATTATGCCAAACATGGGTTACTTTGAGTTCATCCCACATGACTCCAGCTCCAACTCGGTGCCAAACTCGGAAGACTCGCCACCTCAACTCATCGACCTTGCTGACCTCGAACTCGGAAAGGAGTATGAACTCGTCATTTCGACCTACTCGGGTCTCTGTAGGTACCGGGTCGGGGACATTCTCCGGGTCACGGGTTTCCACAACTCCGCCCCGCAGTTCAAGTTCATTAGAAGAAAGAATGTCTTACTAAGTATAGATGCTGACAAAACCGACGAAACCGAGTTGCAGACAGCCATTGAAAAGGCTTCGGAGCTTTTGAAAGAATTTGATACAGCAGTTGTGGAGTATACGAGCTATGGTGACACCAAAACGATACCAGGTCACTATGTTATTTACTGGGAGTTGTTGGTGAAGGATCCGGGTCATGGTCCGGGTCAAGAGGTGTTGGATCAGTGCTGTTTAGCAATGGAGGAGTGTTTGAATTCGGTTTATCGACAGAGTCGGGTTGCGGATAATTCTATTGGGCCGTTGGAGATTCGGGTCGTGAGAAACGGTACGTTTGAGGAGTTGATGGATTACGCGATATCACGAGGGGCATCCATAAACCAGTATAAAGTTCCAAGATGTGTTAGTTTCACACCCATCATGGAACTTCTGGATTCCAGGGTCATATCGACCCATTTTAGCCCGAGTGCACCTCATTGGGTCCCAGACCGACGTTTCTAA